The Streptomyces kanamyceticus genome window below encodes:
- a CDS encoding histidine phosphatase family protein, whose product MHARVTLIAAARSASLLAERFDDDRPLDRAGWQEVQAAAPALLPLGVAELRYCSPTPRSRATGDALGFAPLAQPALRDCDMGRWRGLTLAEVTAREPAVVDAWLGDPRAAPHGGESLLGFISRVGGWLDTRPTGPDARVLAVAEPAVVRAALTYALKAPPSTYWNIDVRPLSTVTLTGHGGRWNLRLEASAGTP is encoded by the coding sequence ATGCATGCTCGCGTCACACTCATCGCCGCCGCGCGCAGCGCCTCGCTGCTCGCGGAGCGCTTCGACGACGACCGGCCGCTCGACCGGGCCGGGTGGCAGGAGGTCCAGGCCGCCGCTCCCGCGCTGCTTCCGCTCGGCGTGGCCGAGTTGCGCTACTGCTCGCCCACCCCGCGCAGCCGCGCCACCGGCGACGCACTCGGCTTCGCGCCGCTCGCCCAACCCGCGCTGCGGGACTGCGACATGGGGCGGTGGCGCGGTCTTACGCTCGCCGAGGTCACCGCGCGCGAACCGGCCGTGGTCGACGCCTGGCTCGGCGACCCCCGTGCCGCGCCGCACGGCGGCGAGTCGCTGCTCGGGTTCATCTCGCGGGTCGGCGGCTGGCTCGACACCCGGCCGACAGGACCCGACGCCCGCGTCCTCGCCGTGGCGGAGCCCGCCGTGGTGCGCGCCGCGCTCACCTACGCCCTGAAGGCGCCCCCCTCGACGTACTGGAACATCGACGTCCGCCCGCTCTCGACGGTCACCCTGACCGGTCACGGCGGCCGCTGGAACCTCCGCCTCGAGGCGAGCGCCGGTACTCCGTGA
- a CDS encoding DUF6314 family protein, which translates to MPFPDESAHPAMTGHPVPDVLAHLAGTWHVERTVRDLTEGPEGRFTGTTRFTPLPAPDDGGLLHHESGTFTWRGTARPAERTLRFLPGDEPGTARVEFADGRPFHDLDLRTGRHTADHPCVADLYRGEFAVYDEDRWRTSWRVGGPAKDLLLVTEYRRSPRGGGSSGRRDRSG; encoded by the coding sequence ATGCCCTTCCCCGATGAGAGCGCCCACCCCGCGATGACCGGGCATCCCGTACCCGACGTCCTCGCCCATCTCGCGGGCACCTGGCACGTGGAGCGCACGGTCCGCGACCTCACGGAAGGGCCCGAGGGCCGCTTCACCGGCACGACGCGCTTCACGCCGCTGCCCGCCCCGGACGACGGCGGTCTCCTCCACCACGAGTCGGGCACGTTCACCTGGCGGGGCACCGCACGCCCCGCCGAGCGCACCCTGCGCTTCCTGCCCGGCGACGAACCGGGCACCGCCCGCGTCGAGTTCGCCGACGGCCGTCCCTTCCACGACCTCGACCTGCGCACCGGGCGCCACACGGCGGACCACCCGTGCGTCGCCGACCTCTACCGCGGCGAGTTCGCGGTGTACGACGAGGACCGATGGCGTACGAGCTGGCGGGTCGGCGGACCCGCCAAGGACCTGCTGCTGGTCACGGAGTACCGGCGCTCGCCTCGAGGCGGAGGTTCCAGCGGCCGCCGTGACCGGTCAGGGTGA